DNA from Bradyrhizobium japonicum USDA 6:
GCGCCACCCGAGCATTTTCAGAAAGCCCAGGGCTTTTCGGTCTCGCTCACGGTCACGGACCCCGCGGATGGCGAGCGCAAGTTCAACGCGCTCGCCGACGGCGGCACTGTCACCATGCCCTTCAGCAAGACGTTCTGGGCCAAGGGCTTTGGCATGTGCGTCGACAAGTTCGGCATTCCCTGGATGGTGAACTGCCCGGCCGAGGGAATGTGACAGGCGTGACCGCCTGATGCGCCAAGCCGTGATCCCTCTCCCGTAGTTGCGGGAGAGGGCCACTTATGCTGTCGGCATGTCGTAGTGCCGGTCGGCCGGATGCTCGCTCACCGGAGCGATCCGGTCACGTCATCGCTTGGCGGGGACGGTTCGACGCAGCGAGGGCAGATCACGAGTTTCGAGCCAAGCTGCCTATCGTTCTCCGCCTCGATTTCGTCGTGGATCGCCCACCACGCCTCGGAGTACGGGCGCAAGGTGCCGAGCACTCTTTCCCGCTC
Protein-coding regions in this window:
- a CDS encoding VOC family protein, whose amino-acid sequence is MINAYLFYQDTCEAAFNFYAKILGGKIDAMMRSSEAPPDMPAAPGREKMIMHARMSLPDGSVLMASDAPPEHFQKAQGFSVSLTVTDPADGERKFNALADGGTVTMPFSKTFWAKGFGMCVDKFGIPWMVNCPAEGM